A single genomic interval of Chitinophaga sp. 180180018-3 harbors:
- a CDS encoding ABC transporter permease produces the protein MFRFLLRKITYGLLVLLGVVVLVFCLFNVLPGDPARLTLGQRADVASLENVRKELHLDRPVGVQFLYYLNDLLPVSVHTREEAAANLRYVTVAPISKDRILVLKAPYLRRSYQGKKPVWDILLEALPGTLLLAVAAMLFATVVGIGLGVLSAVKQNTWMDTSAVFASVAGISAPSFFAGIVLAYLFGFVWSDYTGLHMTGSLFDVDPFRGRVLNLRNLVLPAITLGIRPLAIIVQLTRSAMLDVLHQDFIRTAYAKGLSRRRVIWHHALPNALNPVITAITGWFAELLAGAFFVEYIFGWKGIGKVTVDALDKFDFPVVMGAILVTAGIFVIVNLLADLLYTIVDPRIKLD, from the coding sequence GTGTTCCGTTTTCTGCTCCGTAAAATAACTTATGGTTTGCTGGTGCTCCTGGGCGTGGTAGTGCTGGTGTTTTGCCTGTTTAATGTGCTGCCGGGCGACCCGGCCAGGCTAACGCTGGGACAACGCGCCGATGTGGCCTCACTGGAAAACGTACGTAAGGAACTGCACCTCGACCGACCGGTTGGGGTACAGTTCCTGTATTATCTGAACGATCTGTTGCCCGTTAGTGTCCATACACGGGAAGAAGCGGCTGCCAATCTCCGCTATGTAACGGTGGCGCCTATATCAAAAGATAGAATCCTGGTTTTGAAAGCGCCCTATCTGCGCCGTTCTTATCAGGGCAAAAAGCCGGTGTGGGACATATTGCTGGAAGCTTTGCCTGGCACGTTGCTGCTGGCAGTAGCTGCCATGTTGTTCGCTACAGTGGTGGGTATAGGGCTTGGGGTGCTCTCCGCCGTTAAACAGAACACCTGGATGGATACCAGTGCAGTATTTGCCAGCGTGGCCGGCATCTCGGCCCCGTCTTTCTTTGCAGGCATCGTACTGGCGTACCTCTTCGGCTTCGTCTGGAGCGATTATACGGGGCTGCATATGACCGGCAGCCTCTTTGACGTGGATCCCTTCCGCGGCCGTGTGCTCAACCTGCGTAACCTGGTGCTGCCGGCGATTACACTGGGAATACGACCATTGGCGATTATCGTACAACTCACCCGAAGTGCCATGCTGGATGTATTGCACCAGGACTTTATCCGGACGGCCTACGCGAAGGGGCTTTCCCGCCGCCGGGTGATCTGGCATCATGCCCTGCCTAACGCATTGAACCCTGTTATTACCGCAATTACCGGCTGGTTCGCGGAATTGCTGGCCGGCGCATTCTTCGTAGAATATATTTTCGGCTGGAAAGGCATCGGAAAAGTAACCGTGGATGCCCTGGACAAATTCGACTTCCCCGTGGTAATGGGGGCCATACTGGTTACCGCCGGTATCTTCGTAATAGTTAACCTGCTGGCCGATCTGCTGTATACAATAGTGGATCCCAGGATCAAGCTCGACTAG
- a CDS encoding RNA polymerase sigma factor has protein sequence MSLDRFLSQVVPVRQKLYRFAFRLLGNEEDAQDITQDAMMKVWDMQEKMAELQNMEAWCMRITRNLALDKIKSRKYRMADELDRAGELPAQQQKSPHAVAEQNDVMQKVHTAIHSLPEKYRTILQLRDIDGHSYQEIAEILELDMNDVKVNLHRARKAVREKLQNLQVYGL, from the coding sequence ATGTCATTAGATAGGTTCCTTTCTCAGGTAGTACCGGTCCGGCAAAAGCTCTATCGCTTTGCGTTCCGCCTGCTTGGCAATGAGGAAGATGCCCAGGACATCACCCAGGACGCTATGATGAAAGTCTGGGATATGCAGGAGAAAATGGCGGAGCTGCAGAATATGGAAGCCTGGTGCATGCGCATCACCCGCAACCTGGCCCTGGACAAAATCAAATCCAGGAAATACCGGATGGCGGACGAACTTGACCGGGCCGGAGAGTTGCCGGCACAGCAACAGAAAAGCCCCCATGCAGTGGCCGAACAGAACGACGTAATGCAGAAAGTACATACAGCCATTCATTCCCTGCCGGAAAAGTACCGTACTATCCTCCAATTGAGGGATATCGACGGGCATTCCTACCAGGAGATTGCTGAAATACTGGAACTGGACATGAACGACGTTAAAGTGAATTTACACCGCGCCCGTAAGGCGGTGCGGGAGAAACTTCAAAATCTGCAGGTATATGGATTATAA
- a CDS encoding DUF4252 domain-containing protein, protein MKRLLLMLIAVFASYHLSAQQASVIDRFFKKYENDRNFTVITITPRMFSMFAKADPGDPDAKNLMRVIQKLKGLRILTKDDTRDGPKLYREAASFLGSDFEELMTVRDKDSDLKFMVKEDGKGNINELIMLVGSSDQFLAMSLVGTLDLNEISQIAGSVNIQGMDKLKKVKKKQ, encoded by the coding sequence ATGAAACGATTGCTGTTAATGCTGATTGCGGTCTTTGCCAGCTATCACCTCTCTGCCCAGCAGGCTAGTGTGATAGACCGGTTCTTTAAAAAGTATGAGAACGACCGCAATTTCACTGTTATTACTATTACGCCGAGGATGTTCAGCATGTTCGCCAAAGCAGATCCCGGCGACCCGGACGCCAAAAATCTGATGCGGGTTATTCAGAAGCTGAAAGGACTGCGCATCCTCACCAAAGATGACACACGCGACGGACCAAAGCTCTACCGGGAGGCCGCTTCCTTTCTTGGTTCCGATTTCGAAGAGCTGATGACGGTACGTGATAAAGACAGCGACCTTAAATTCATGGTAAAGGAAGACGGAAAGGGTAACATCAACGAGCTGATCATGCTTGTGGGAAGTTCAGATCAGTTCCTCGCCATGAGCCTCGTAGGTACGCTCGATCTGAATGAGATCTCGCAGATCGCCGGCTCAGTGAACATTCAGGGAATGGATAAATTGAAAAAGGTGAAGAAAAAACAATAA
- a CDS encoding DUF4252 domain-containing protein, producing the protein MKSIIITGCLVLSAVALKAQDRYLKEFRNKYRDGAETHTVTLGSFAMRLAGCCVKVKTETGDAGKARLAKNALKNIDRMKIYTISNPRGNTIDPRDVDDLKSNLERNENFELLLEARDKNSHVQILNKGKGDELGNVVMLVQDDGDFVMINLHTTLKISEVSSLVHQFASN; encoded by the coding sequence ATGAAATCAATCATCATCACAGGTTGCCTGGTACTATCAGCTGTTGCACTGAAAGCACAGGACAGGTATCTGAAGGAATTCCGCAACAAATACAGGGATGGGGCTGAAACCCATACCGTTACCCTGGGATCATTTGCTATGCGGCTGGCAGGTTGCTGCGTGAAAGTAAAAACAGAAACCGGCGACGCCGGAAAGGCACGCCTGGCAAAAAATGCCCTGAAGAATATAGACCGCATGAAGATCTATACGATCTCAAATCCGCGCGGCAATACCATCGATCCGCGCGATGTCGACGATCTGAAGAGCAATCTGGAAAGAAATGAAAACTTCGAGCTGCTCCTGGAAGCACGCGACAAAAACAGCCATGTACAAATACTCAATAAAGGAAAGGGCGATGAGCTGGGCAATGTAGTAATGCTGGTACAGGACGACGGAGATTTTGTAATGATCAACCTGCATACCACGCTTAAAATATCTGAAGTCAGCAGCCTGGTTCATCAGTTTGCCTCCAACTGA
- a CDS encoding DUF721 domain-containing protein, protein MRHGTTTIGDALREFMNKSRMKPRLTEVRIQENWESLMGKTIARYTQSIQLIDHKLIVTTTVAPLKQELTYSKDKIIKLVNEMLGESIVRDVIIR, encoded by the coding sequence ATGCGTCACGGCACCACCACGATAGGAGACGCTCTCCGTGAGTTCATGAACAAGAGCAGAATGAAGCCGCGTCTTACTGAGGTGCGTATCCAGGAAAACTGGGAGTCGCTGATGGGCAAAACCATTGCACGCTATACACAAAGTATACAGCTCATTGATCATAAATTAATCGTTACTACTACGGTAGCCCCACTAAAACAGGAATTGACTTATTCGAAAGACAAGATTATCAAACTTGTCAATGAAATGCTTGGAGAAAGCATTGTTAGAGATGTGATTATTCGATAG
- the recF gene encoding DNA replication and repair protein RecF (All proteins in this family for which functions are known are DNA-binding proteins that assist the filamentation of RecA onto DNA for the initiation of recombination or recombinational repair.), with protein MLTINNISLVQFRNYSQAAFRFNGRIVGITGRNGAGKTNLLDAIYYLCFTRSYFTSSESQNTQYHTNGFRLEGLLEKNGQPEKIVCTVKDGKKEISLNDDRYDRFSRHIGQFPAVMIAPDDAEIILGGSEERRKWLDSLLSQLYPEYLEHLIVYQKILTQRNSLLKNMAATGQNQDSLLDVFDLQLVMHGVPVHEKRRAFLLSFIPMVQELYDYIAGTHEVVNIQYLCTLLEEDYAAQLNNARYRDMQLQRTTTGIHRDDLLFLLNNHPMKSNASQGQRKSFLFALKLAQYEIIRQHKQFPPLLLLDDVFEKLDQDRVSRLIKLVTGDSYGQVFITDTHAERLQGAFQQGTIQMIEIKN; from the coding sequence TTGCTCACTATAAACAATATATCACTCGTTCAGTTCCGGAATTACAGCCAGGCCGCTTTCCGTTTCAACGGCCGGATAGTGGGCATTACCGGACGGAACGGCGCCGGCAAAACAAACCTGCTCGACGCCATCTACTACCTTTGCTTTACCCGCAGCTACTTTACCAGCAGCGAAAGCCAGAATACCCAATACCACACCAACGGATTCAGGCTCGAAGGCTTGCTGGAAAAAAACGGACAGCCTGAAAAGATTGTTTGTACGGTGAAAGATGGCAAAAAAGAGATCAGCCTGAACGACGACCGCTACGACCGGTTTTCCCGGCATATAGGGCAGTTTCCGGCCGTGATGATCGCTCCGGACGATGCCGAAATCATCCTCGGCGGCAGTGAGGAACGACGCAAATGGCTCGATAGCCTCCTGTCGCAATTGTACCCCGAGTACCTCGAACATCTTATCGTTTATCAGAAGATACTTACGCAGCGAAACTCCCTGCTGAAAAACATGGCGGCTACCGGCCAGAACCAGGACAGCCTCCTGGATGTATTCGATCTCCAGCTGGTGATGCACGGTGTGCCTGTTCATGAAAAACGACGCGCCTTCCTCCTTTCTTTCATTCCAATGGTACAGGAGCTGTATGATTATATTGCCGGTACCCACGAGGTGGTGAATATCCAATACCTCTGTACTTTACTGGAAGAAGATTATGCAGCCCAGCTGAACAATGCCAGGTATCGCGACATGCAGCTGCAGCGTACCACTACCGGTATTCATCGCGACGACCTCCTGTTCCTGCTGAACAACCACCCTATGAAAAGCAATGCCTCCCAGGGTCAGCGAAAAAGCTTCTTATTTGCTCTTAAACTGGCGCAATACGAAATTATCCGTCAACATAAACAATTCCCTCCCCTCCTGCTACTCGACGACGTATTTGAAAAGCTAGACCAGGACCGCGTTTCCCGCCTCATCAAACTTGTCACAGGCGATAGCTACGGACAGGTGTTTATTACAGATACGCATGCGGAGCGGTTGCAAGGGGCGTTTCAACAGGGAACGATTCAAATGATAGAAATTAAGAATTGA
- the pdhA gene encoding pyruvate dehydrogenase (acetyl-transferring) E1 component subunit alpha, which yields MQTKTDVKTKFTKETYLYWYELMLLLRRFEEKTGQLYGMQKIRGFCHLYIGQEAIAAGAITATKPEDKFITAYRDHALAIAKGISAKACMAELYGKATGCSKGKGGSMHFFSKEHGFFGGHGIVGAQIGTGAGLALAEQYKGTDNVVLCFFGDGAARQGILHETFNMAMTWKLPVIFICENNMYAMGTSVERTSNVLDIYKLADAYEMPADSIDGMSCETVHDGIERAVKRAREKGGPTLLEIKTYRYRGHSMSDPAKYRTKEELEEYKEKDPINEVLRVIQKNKWATDAEIEAISERVKAEVEECVTFAEESPWPSDDELLKDVYVQEDYPFIVD from the coding sequence GTGCAAACTAAAACAGACGTCAAGACGAAATTCACCAAAGAGACATATCTGTATTGGTATGAATTGATGCTTTTGCTGCGCCGCTTTGAAGAAAAGACGGGCCAGTTGTACGGGATGCAAAAAATTCGTGGTTTTTGTCACTTGTACATCGGACAGGAAGCAATAGCTGCTGGTGCGATCACTGCTACCAAGCCGGAAGATAAATTTATCACTGCCTACCGCGACCACGCGCTGGCAATTGCAAAAGGTATCTCTGCCAAGGCTTGTATGGCTGAACTGTATGGAAAAGCGACCGGATGTTCGAAAGGAAAGGGAGGCAGTATGCACTTTTTCTCGAAGGAGCATGGCTTCTTCGGCGGACATGGAATTGTAGGAGCGCAGATTGGTACCGGGGCCGGACTGGCACTGGCCGAGCAATACAAGGGAACAGATAATGTTGTATTGTGTTTCTTCGGTGATGGTGCTGCCCGTCAGGGTATCCTGCATGAAACCTTCAATATGGCGATGACCTGGAAGCTTCCTGTTATCTTCATTTGCGAAAACAACATGTATGCGATGGGGACTTCAGTAGAACGTACCTCTAACGTATTGGATATCTATAAATTGGCTGATGCATACGAAATGCCGGCTGATTCTATCGACGGTATGAGTTGCGAAACAGTACATGATGGTATCGAAAGAGCAGTAAAACGTGCCCGCGAAAAAGGCGGACCAACCCTGCTCGAAATCAAAACTTACCGCTATCGTGGCCACTCCATGAGCGATCCGGCGAAATACCGTACCAAGGAAGAGCTGGAAGAGTATAAAGAGAAAGATCCTATCAATGAAGTACTGCGTGTAATCCAGAAAAACAAATGGGCTACAGATGCTGAAATTGAGGCGATCAGCGAGCGCGTTAAAGCAGAAGTGGAAGAATGTGTGACCTTCGCGGAAGAATCACCCTGGCCTTCTGACGACGAGTTGCTGAAAGACGTTTATGTTCAGGAAGATTATCCCTTCATCGTAGACTAA
- a CDS encoding tetratricopeptide repeat protein, producing the protein MAATKDKTTAPRPTNDFDLEVSMHKAEDFFNKNKNVISIAVLAVVVVVGGFFAYNRFVKQPNENKAQEMVFHAQNYFAVDSFKLALNGDGNNYGFLQVADKYGSTKAGNLAKYSAGVCYIRLGEYQKGIDMLKSFSSDDLLLQPTALGLIGDAYMELNKTDDGIESYKKAGHYNDNELTAPVYLFRAGQALEKAGKQQEAAVIYKEIKEKFPLTNEGREMDKYLARLGEVRN; encoded by the coding sequence ATGGCAGCAACTAAAGATAAAACCACTGCGCCCCGACCTACAAATGACTTTGACCTGGAGGTATCCATGCACAAGGCAGAGGATTTCTTCAACAAAAACAAAAACGTTATCTCTATTGCAGTGTTGGCTGTAGTAGTTGTGGTAGGCGGTTTCTTCGCCTATAACCGTTTCGTGAAACAGCCCAATGAAAACAAAGCACAGGAAATGGTGTTCCATGCACAGAATTACTTTGCGGTGGATTCATTTAAACTGGCCCTGAACGGCGACGGTAATAACTACGGCTTCTTACAGGTGGCTGACAAGTATGGCAGCACTAAAGCTGGCAACCTTGCTAAATACAGCGCTGGCGTATGTTACATCCGCCTCGGTGAATACCAGAAAGGTATCGATATGCTGAAATCATTCAGCTCTGATGATCTGTTGCTGCAGCCTACTGCACTCGGACTGATCGGAGATGCCTATATGGAACTGAATAAAACTGATGATGGTATCGAATCTTACAAGAAAGCAGGTCATTATAACGATAATGAACTGACTGCCCCTGTATACCTGTTCCGTGCCGGCCAGGCCCTGGAGAAAGCTGGTAAACAACAGGAAGCAGCTGTTATCTATAAAGAGATCAAAGAAAAATTCCCGCTGACCAACGAAGGTCGCGAAATGGATAAATACCTGGCAAGACTGGGTGAAGTAAGAAATTAA
- the ribH gene encoding 6,7-dimethyl-8-ribityllumazine synthase: MSEHNKSLLNDAGILNLEDASVVMVYTEWNDAIVNELVAGSEKALAAYKVSRSEKIIVPGAFELPYACRQYWEATKGTGKQPGAIIAFGCVIRGETPHFDYVCKAVTEGILQLNLQLPVPVIFGILTVDNEQQAYDRLGGAHGHKGEEAAITALKMIALQRNLSRI, translated from the coding sequence ATGTCTGAGCATAATAAAAGCTTACTCAATGACGCTGGCATTCTCAACCTGGAGGATGCCAGTGTTGTTATGGTGTATACCGAATGGAACGACGCCATCGTGAATGAACTGGTAGCAGGCAGCGAAAAGGCCCTGGCAGCATACAAAGTATCCAGGTCTGAAAAAATAATTGTACCCGGCGCATTCGAATTGCCTTACGCCTGCAGGCAATACTGGGAAGCCACCAAAGGCACCGGTAAACAGCCTGGCGCTATTATTGCTTTCGGATGCGTGATCCGTGGCGAGACACCGCATTTCGATTATGTTTGTAAAGCAGTAACAGAAGGGATCCTGCAACTGAACCTTCAACTGCCGGTTCCTGTTATATTTGGGATTCTTACAGTAGATAACGAGCAACAGGCATACGATCGGCTGGGTGGCGCGCACGGCCATAAAGGAGAAGAAGCAGCTATCACCGCCCTGAAGATGATCGCGCTGCAGCGAAACTTATCCAGGATTTAA
- a CDS encoding (Fe-S)-binding protein, with translation MNVQLFIPCFVDQLFPETAFNMVKVLEKLGCNVMYNTEQTCCGQPAYNAGYQDECRSVATKFIKDFKTFDYIVAPSGSCTGFVRNYYGKLFDNSAAHNDVKLLKKNLYEFTEFLTEVLNVTDVGATLNGVGTYHDACGALRECGIKEAPRKLLEKVRGLELKEMNDSEVCCGFGGTFSVKFEPISVGMGEQKVNNAVGSGAEYLISTDLSCLMHLDGYIRKHGTNIKVMHIADVLASGW, from the coding sequence ATGAATGTACAGTTATTTATACCGTGTTTTGTAGACCAGCTCTTCCCCGAAACCGCTTTTAATATGGTGAAAGTATTGGAGAAACTGGGCTGTAATGTGATGTATAACACGGAACAAACCTGCTGTGGCCAGCCTGCGTATAATGCCGGCTACCAGGACGAATGCCGGAGCGTTGCCACCAAGTTTATCAAAGACTTTAAAACCTTCGACTACATTGTGGCGCCCAGCGGTTCCTGTACAGGTTTTGTGCGCAATTACTATGGTAAACTCTTCGATAACTCTGCGGCACATAACGATGTGAAACTGCTGAAAAAGAACCTCTACGAGTTTACCGAATTTCTTACCGAAGTACTGAACGTCACAGATGTGGGCGCAACACTCAATGGAGTAGGCACTTATCACGATGCCTGTGGCGCGCTGAGGGAATGTGGTATTAAAGAAGCACCCCGTAAATTACTGGAGAAAGTACGTGGACTGGAACTGAAGGAAATGAATGATAGCGAGGTGTGTTGCGGTTTTGGGGGCACCTTCTCCGTAAAGTTTGAACCTATATCTGTAGGTATGGGGGAACAGAAAGTGAACAATGCGGTAGGCAGCGGTGCCGAATATCTCATCTCTACTGATCTTTCCTGCCTCATGCACCTGGATGGCTATATACGTAAGCACGGCACCAATATCAAAGTAATGCATATCGCCGATGTACTCGCAAGTGGCTGGTAA
- a CDS encoding EVE domain-containing protein, which produces MNYWLVKSEPFKYSWDQFVKDKVTFWDGVRNYAARNNLRAMKKGDIVFFYHSNEGLEIVGLATVAKEAYQDPTTTDPNWVAVDLKPLRAVKKPVTLAAMKAEKRLAKLSLIRLGRLSVSDVKPEEFEVIMEMAETKLAAK; this is translated from the coding sequence ATGAATTATTGGTTGGTAAAATCAGAACCATTCAAATATTCCTGGGATCAGTTTGTAAAAGATAAAGTAACTTTTTGGGATGGTGTGCGCAACTACGCCGCCAGAAACAATCTCCGGGCTATGAAAAAAGGCGACATCGTTTTCTTCTATCATAGCAACGAAGGCCTCGAAATCGTAGGACTGGCCACCGTAGCCAAAGAAGCTTACCAGGACCCTACCACTACCGATCCGAACTGGGTGGCAGTAGATCTGAAACCCCTCAGGGCAGTTAAGAAACCTGTAACCCTGGCTGCTATGAAAGCAGAAAAAAGACTGGCTAAACTCTCTCTGATCCGTTTGGGCCGCCTGTCGGTGAGTGACGTGAAACCGGAAGAATTCGAAGTGATTATGGAAATGGCGGAAACGAAGCTGGCCGCTAAATAA
- a CDS encoding NAD-dependent deacylase yields MKPRLVVLTGAGISAESGLRTFRDSDGLWEGYDVYEVASPKGWAGNPGLVQDFYNSRRRDVMAAQPNAAHTGLAKLEEKFDVRIITQNIDDLHERGGSSRVLHLHGEIFKMRSVTDETLIYDIREDIKMGDLAADGGQLRPHIVWFGEAVPMIEPAVMEVYTADIFVVVGTSLQVYPAANLLSYVPANTPIYIIDRKIPQVDFTAHMHKIEKPATEGVAELLKLLL; encoded by the coding sequence ATGAAACCACGACTGGTAGTACTCACAGGAGCAGGCATCAGCGCCGAGAGCGGTCTGCGGACGTTCCGGGATTCCGATGGATTATGGGAAGGCTACGATGTATACGAAGTGGCTTCTCCGAAAGGATGGGCCGGTAACCCCGGGCTGGTGCAGGACTTTTACAACAGCCGCCGCCGCGATGTAATGGCTGCACAGCCTAATGCCGCGCATACCGGACTGGCAAAGCTCGAAGAAAAATTCGACGTAAGAATCATTACACAGAATATCGACGACCTGCATGAAAGAGGCGGGTCGAGCAGGGTATTGCATCTTCATGGCGAGATTTTTAAGATGCGAAGCGTTACGGATGAAACCCTGATCTATGACATCCGGGAGGATATCAAAATGGGCGACCTCGCAGCCGACGGCGGACAGTTACGCCCGCATATTGTGTGGTTCGGGGAGGCGGTACCTATGATAGAGCCTGCAGTAATGGAAGTGTATACAGCGGATATATTTGTAGTAGTAGGAACTTCATTGCAGGTATATCCTGCAGCCAACCTGCTGAGTTATGTACCAGCTAATACACCCATCTATATCATCGACAGAAAGATTCCGCAGGTGGATTTTACAGCACATATGCACAAAATAGAGAAGCCGGCAACGGAAGGAGTAGCGGAGCTGCTGAAATTATTGTTATAA
- a CDS encoding saccharopine dehydrogenase C-terminal domain-containing protein: MKNILLFGAGKSATGLIDYLLANAPKQKWHITVADHDLSLIKSKTGKSYYATAATLDIKDTAARQQLIRDTDLVISLLPAQLHIVIAKDCLECRKDLLTASYIDSEVHALKDEIEKAGLLFLYEMGLDPGIDHMSAMKLIHSIEKKGGQIFSFKSYCGGLISPESNDNPWQYKISWNARNIVMAGSSGATYKEKGKIKELNYEQLFDHTKTIQLPGLGKLAYYPNRDSLTYMEAYRLEELATFMRATLRYPDFCEGWNALIKLGLTNDSHKIDTQDLSYTNWATQAVKEPAGTPEESLAQFLGVSTKSKVIRQLKFLGLLSPDVINLGEQTNAAILQFLAENKLKMEPADKDMIVMMHEIEFERRNMATKMHSYMIVQGDDNIHTAMAKTVGLPLGIIAKLLLQEKITLKGLHIPVTPEIYNPVLKELEEYDIRFEESFE, translated from the coding sequence ATGAAGAATATACTGTTGTTTGGCGCCGGTAAATCGGCCACTGGTCTTATCGACTACCTGCTGGCAAATGCACCGAAACAAAAATGGCATATTACTGTGGCAGATCATGATCTGTCTCTTATCAAGTCTAAAACGGGCAAGTCATATTACGCTACTGCTGCTACCCTGGATATAAAAGATACTGCCGCCCGGCAACAACTCATCAGAGATACGGATCTTGTTATTTCACTGCTGCCGGCACAATTACATATCGTTATTGCAAAAGATTGTCTTGAATGCAGGAAAGACCTGCTTACCGCATCTTATATTGATTCCGAAGTACATGCGTTAAAAGATGAGATTGAAAAAGCCGGCCTCCTCTTTTTGTATGAAATGGGGCTCGATCCGGGGATTGACCATATGTCGGCTATGAAGCTGATACATTCCATAGAGAAGAAAGGCGGGCAGATATTTTCTTTTAAATCATACTGTGGCGGACTCATATCTCCCGAAAGTAATGACAATCCATGGCAGTACAAGATATCCTGGAATGCCCGAAATATTGTGATGGCAGGCAGTTCTGGCGCTACTTATAAAGAGAAGGGAAAGATAAAAGAGCTGAACTACGAACAACTTTTTGACCATACGAAAACGATACAGTTACCTGGTTTAGGCAAGCTGGCTTACTATCCCAACCGCGACTCACTGACCTATATGGAAGCATATAGGCTGGAGGAGCTGGCTACTTTTATGCGGGCCACGCTGCGGTACCCCGACTTCTGCGAAGGCTGGAATGCCCTGATAAAGCTCGGTCTCACGAACGACAGCCATAAAATTGACACACAGGATCTTTCTTATACTAATTGGGCAACACAGGCCGTTAAAGAACCTGCAGGCACCCCGGAAGAAAGCCTGGCACAGTTCCTCGGTGTCAGTACCAAGTCGAAAGTAATCCGCCAGCTAAAATTTCTCGGTTTATTAAGTCCAGATGTCATAAATTTAGGGGAGCAAACCAATGCGGCTATACTCCAGTTCCTCGCGGAAAACAAGTTGAAAATGGAACCTGCGGACAAGGACATGATCGTTATGATGCATGAAATCGAATTCGAACGCCGTAATATGGCAACGAAAATGCATAGTTACATGATTGTTCAGGGAGATGATAATATACATACAGCAATGGCTAAAACAGTAGGCCTGCCGTTGGGTATCATTGCCAAACTACTACTCCAGGAAAAAATAACGTTAAAAGGGCTGCATATACCCGTAACACCCGAAATATACAACCCTGTCCTGAAAGAATTAGAAGAATATGATATCAGGTTTGAAGAGAGCTTTGAATAG